Proteins co-encoded in one Schaalia radingae genomic window:
- a CDS encoding GNAT family N-acetyltransferase: MTKRTLQASLNTLADVDQPQGVQLATLTRYDIPALASLHVIAYGAPSTAENLWESTDEMRLYFEGAFGQPRDDSFIGAWRDGSLVGAILCVTDVVWDDAPRGPFVIDLIVDPECRREGIATVLIAELARRCASWGENDLSLRLDLKSAPDAQKFYDALGFVEVNAESDDSAS; the protein is encoded by the coding sequence ATGACGAAGCGAACGTTGCAAGCTTCTTTGAATACGTTGGCCGATGTCGATCAGCCCCAGGGCGTCCAGCTTGCCACCCTCACGAGGTACGACATCCCAGCGTTGGCATCGCTCCATGTCATCGCCTATGGAGCGCCCTCCACTGCGGAGAACCTGTGGGAATCAACGGATGAAATGCGTCTGTATTTTGAAGGTGCGTTTGGTCAGCCTCGTGACGACTCGTTCATCGGCGCGTGGCGTGACGGAAGCCTGGTGGGAGCGATCCTGTGCGTCACCGATGTTGTGTGGGATGATGCTCCGCGCGGTCCGTTCGTCATTGACTTGATTGTTGATCCTGAATGCCGTCGTGAAGGCATTGCAACGGTGCTCATTGCCGAGCTTGCCCGCCGTTGCGCGTCGTGGGGTGAAAATGACTTGTCCTTGCGCCTTGATCTGAAATCCGCGCCCGACGCGCAGAAGTTCTACGACGCACTCGGTTTTGTGGAGGTCAACGCCGAATCGGACGATTCCGCGTCCTAG
- a CDS encoding glycoside hydrolase family 172 protein, which translates to MLSPLTGLTTIRNVATRSISPENFDGTPGGGGRATEGTGAECARDLGSTWKISPSIDVPARGTFELANISGAGCITHIWMTAHTSLWRRLVFRCYWDGSDEPAVEVPYGDFFCNGWSVFSQVNSVPIAANPHGGFNSYWPMPFKSGARLTLENTSDEDARVYYQITYDIDEGDSSAADGAAAKDDIAYFHAQWRRSNPLPTLTTHPILENIEGQGHYVGTYIAWSVNDNGWWGEGEIKFYMDDDTDYPTICGTGTEDYFGGAWNFDVPGRGYTTFSTPYLGMPQVIRPDGLYIANQRFGMYRFHIQDAIHFSKGLPRVDIQALGWRSGGRYLPLHDDIASTAMFYLDRPVTNRPEAPTYDSMEVHLGAAPATDLA; encoded by the coding sequence ATGCTCTCCCCCTTGACAGGTCTGACCACAATTCGCAACGTAGCCACTCGCTCCATCTCTCCGGAAAACTTCGACGGCACACCTGGGGGTGGCGGCCGCGCGACCGAGGGAACCGGTGCGGAATGTGCACGCGACCTGGGATCCACGTGGAAGATCTCCCCCAGTATTGACGTTCCGGCTCGCGGCACATTCGAGCTGGCCAACATCTCAGGTGCCGGATGCATCACTCATATCTGGATGACCGCTCACACCTCACTGTGGCGTCGCCTGGTCTTCCGCTGCTACTGGGACGGCAGTGACGAACCTGCCGTTGAGGTGCCCTACGGCGACTTCTTCTGCAATGGCTGGTCCGTGTTCTCGCAGGTTAATTCTGTTCCGATCGCCGCCAACCCGCACGGTGGTTTCAACTCCTACTGGCCCATGCCGTTCAAGTCCGGTGCTCGCCTGACATTGGAGAACACCTCCGACGAGGATGCCCGCGTCTACTACCAGATCACCTACGACATTGACGAGGGTGACTCATCCGCCGCTGACGGCGCAGCCGCCAAGGACGATATCGCCTACTTCCATGCGCAGTGGCGCCGCTCCAACCCCCTGCCGACGCTCACCACACACCCGATTCTGGAAAACATCGAGGGCCAAGGGCACTACGTGGGCACCTACATCGCATGGTCAGTCAATGACAATGGCTGGTGGGGCGAAGGCGAAATCAAGTTCTACATGGACGACGACACTGACTATCCCACGATCTGTGGCACCGGCACTGAGGATTATTTCGGTGGTGCCTGGAACTTCGATGTCCCCGGCCGCGGATACACGACGTTCTCCACGCCGTATTTGGGAATGCCGCAGGTCATCCGCCCCGATGGCCTGTATATCGCCAATCAGCGTTTCGGAATGTACCGCTTCCATATTCAGGATGCAATCCACTTCTCCAAGGGACTGCCGCGCGTCGACATTCAGGCTTTGGGCTGGCGTTCAGGTGGCCGCTACCTGCCGCTGCATGACGACATCGCCTCGACCGCCATGTTCTACCTGGATCGTCCGGTCACGAACCGTCCCGAGGCGCCGACCTACGATTCCATGGAGGTCCACCTGGGAGCAGCTCCGGCCACTGACCTGGCCTAG
- a CDS encoding carbohydrate ABC transporter permease, which yields MSVMSTSTGVSTAMETSDSTKKEQAAAPQFHRKQWWPVILIKGLFGAIFIFAALFPLLWMVIAGFKAKTEVVQTPFQFFPEVWHWENYARIAQDPTFIRALLWTLLGALLFMTASLTVNSLAAYAFARLEFRFKKILWVVMITTMFIPGMTILLTSFIVVTKLRMLDTLAVLVIPGIANAGMIFFIRQFYLSIPSSLEEAAMLDGCGRFQIFVRLFLPLSKPPFVVMGITSFLGYWNAYVWPILTITSPEKYQLQQYLATFRSERTSELGLLMAGSVLSAAPVIIIFLIFQRQIIGNIKMSGLK from the coding sequence ATGTCAGTAATGTCAACGTCGACGGGTGTCAGCACCGCAATGGAGACATCGGACTCCACGAAGAAAGAACAGGCAGCAGCACCGCAGTTCCACCGGAAACAATGGTGGCCGGTCATCCTGATCAAAGGCCTGTTCGGTGCGATCTTCATCTTCGCTGCACTGTTCCCCCTGCTGTGGATGGTCATCGCAGGATTCAAGGCAAAGACCGAAGTTGTTCAGACCCCCTTCCAGTTCTTCCCCGAAGTGTGGCACTGGGAAAACTACGCGCGCATCGCGCAGGATCCCACGTTCATCCGCGCATTGCTGTGGACGCTTCTGGGTGCGCTGCTCTTCATGACTGCCAGCCTGACCGTCAACTCACTTGCTGCCTATGCGTTCGCACGCCTGGAGTTCCGCTTCAAGAAAATCCTGTGGGTCGTCATGATCACGACGATGTTCATTCCGGGTATGACGATTCTGCTGACCAGCTTCATCGTTGTGACGAAGTTACGCATGCTGGATACTCTGGCCGTTCTGGTTATTCCCGGTATCGCGAACGCGGGAATGATCTTCTTTATCCGACAGTTCTACCTGTCGATCCCCTCATCCCTCGAAGAGGCAGCCATGCTGGATGGGTGCGGGCGTTTCCAGATTTTCGTGCGTCTGTTCCTGCCCCTGTCGAAGCCTCCGTTCGTCGTCATGGGCATCACGTCCTTCCTGGGATACTGGAATGCATACGTGTGGCCGATTCTGACCATCACGTCCCCGGAGAAGTACCAGCTCCAGCAATACCTTGCGACGTTCCGCTCGGAACGTACCTCTGAACTGGGTTTACTCATGGCGGGCTCTGTCCTGTCAGCGGCGCCAGTGATCATCATCTTCCTTATTTTCCAGCGCCAGATCATTGGCAACATCAAAATGTCCGGTCTGAAGTAG
- a CDS encoding YigZ family protein → MNDIRTLRAGTLITHEIEIKRSRFIATLARADTEDEARALIDMVRSEHPQARHNCSAYLISADGRNAIQHSSDDGEPSGTAGTPMLEALKMSDTWNVTAVVTRYFGGVLLGAGGLIRAYSSAVSEALARAPHVVIKTLSIARITVDFNDAGKFQSELHSANVPIVGSTWDARVHLDIAATDDDIEQWVDRAMVLTHGQASVHVTGRTRIEVDA, encoded by the coding sequence GTGAACGATATCCGAACGCTTCGTGCAGGAACGCTGATCACCCATGAAATCGAGATCAAACGCTCACGCTTCATCGCCACTCTGGCCCGCGCCGACACCGAAGATGAAGCGCGCGCACTCATCGACATGGTCCGTTCGGAGCACCCACAGGCGCGGCATAACTGTTCGGCCTACCTCATCAGTGCGGATGGCCGAAACGCAATCCAGCATTCCTCTGACGACGGGGAACCATCGGGCACAGCCGGCACGCCTATGCTTGAAGCCCTCAAAATGTCTGACACGTGGAATGTGACAGCTGTCGTCACCCGTTATTTCGGCGGAGTGCTGCTGGGTGCGGGAGGCCTCATCCGCGCGTATTCGTCGGCGGTGAGCGAGGCACTGGCCCGCGCACCTCACGTGGTCATCAAGACTCTCAGCATTGCTCGCATCACTGTCGATTTCAATGATGCCGGTAAGTTCCAGTCGGAGCTGCACAGCGCGAATGTGCCGATTGTGGGCAGCACGTGGGATGCGCGTGTCCACCTCGACATCGCCGCCACTGACGACGACATCGAGCAGTGGGTAGACCGCGCGATGGTTCTGACCCACGGGCAGGCCAGCGTTCACGTAACGGGACGAACTCGAATAGAAGTGGACGCATGA
- a CDS encoding peptidase E — protein sequence MTRERFIVGTSGTYHPGRRCDVEYGPLAAYAVELAGVEGRAPKIGYLATACGDQKARIAERMEAARLRGWQLNPLTCFMMPNVDDPREYLLDQDVIWVDGGSVVNLLAVWRAHGLDEVMREAWEKGIVLAGVSAGSMCWHIGGATDSFGPDLRPVTDGLGFLPYGNGVHYGVNPQRRELLQRMVAEGDFTDAYSSENGIGLVYRDTELVEVVSDRDEVYGWHTFKDGDEVVEEQLTPRRLAD from the coding sequence ATGACTCGAGAGCGCTTTATTGTGGGCACGTCAGGCACATATCATCCGGGACGGCGGTGCGACGTTGAATATGGTCCTCTTGCCGCATACGCAGTGGAGCTGGCAGGCGTCGAAGGGCGGGCACCGAAGATCGGCTACCTCGCCACGGCGTGCGGTGACCAGAAGGCGCGAATCGCTGAACGCATGGAGGCGGCGCGGTTGCGCGGGTGGCAGCTTAACCCGTTGACCTGTTTCATGATGCCGAATGTCGACGACCCTCGCGAATACCTCCTGGACCAGGACGTCATCTGGGTTGACGGGGGATCGGTGGTGAACCTGCTGGCAGTGTGGCGCGCACACGGACTGGACGAGGTCATGCGCGAAGCGTGGGAGAAAGGCATCGTTCTGGCTGGCGTGTCCGCCGGATCAATGTGCTGGCACATCGGCGGAGCCACGGATTCATTCGGGCCGGATCTGCGTCCCGTCACCGATGGCCTCGGCTTCCTTCCCTACGGCAACGGCGTGCACTACGGAGTGAACCCGCAGCGTCGTGAACTCCTGCAGCGCATGGTGGCCGAGGGTGACTTCACTGATGCCTACTCGTCAGAAAACGGGATCGGCCTGGTCTACCGCGATACGGAACTTGTCGAAGTGGTGTCGGATCGGGACGAGGTCTACGGCTGGCACACGTTCAAGGACGGGGATGAGGTTGTCGAAGAACAACTCACGCCTCGCCGTCTTGCTGATTAA
- a CDS encoding DUF4185 domain-containing protein — protein MRESSSPPGRCLFTRRGAIIAACACAGALCLAGTACAADPAAPEAEKPYAHPSAARVVAQLTGAKGFTNTAQTMKIQGTDLGIMWDDGHGHVLFAVGDTFGEWSGNGGGGEDWRSNALLRSSTRNFAEDGILFDSAVVDENGKAREIIPSLKIPETEHTTIPTGGIAVGGRQYLAFMSVNKWGVPGEWFTNYSRIAYSDDGGETWNTTDGPQWTNDDKWSNNFQMVGFAHGQGDGFVYMMGTPNGRFGAIRIARVDENKILEKDAYQYWNGSEWGDDEGTAADIIEAPTTELSLQYNSYLNKWMLMYTTDSDEAGIFDVVYRLADRPEGPWSDKTVVATSLDYPGMYAPYMHPWNSGSEVHFAMSIWGSYNIFQMAFEVDKDGNVIHPNLVKDPGFERVENGGMSPHWQCHGPCGLDGKPDWAYGSEHQAWMRNNQGTLELSQTVTVTPNTHYKMTAFVTTGPDNPQRTDKGTVGARQTGPGGQVLASQEFTHLAGYTRFVVEFDSGSNSQIDIFVDAAPTADQWVQMDSLSLKATGPSKSDTKPADGDANADADAGKDEGNLGGDVNRPENGNGGKAGAASAQAGYKATVARTGSTVGSLVPALVGISLIGGLSLVAARRRQAR, from the coding sequence ATGCGTGAGTCTAGCTCACCACCAGGGCGCTGCTTATTCACTCGACGAGGAGCAATCATTGCTGCCTGCGCATGCGCCGGCGCGCTGTGTCTGGCAGGAACAGCGTGCGCTGCCGATCCAGCCGCACCCGAGGCGGAGAAGCCATACGCTCATCCTTCGGCTGCACGCGTTGTCGCTCAGCTGACAGGTGCTAAAGGTTTTACAAACACCGCCCAGACCATGAAAATCCAGGGAACCGACCTTGGAATCATGTGGGATGACGGACACGGTCATGTGTTATTCGCTGTTGGTGACACCTTCGGCGAATGGAGCGGCAATGGTGGCGGCGGAGAAGACTGGCGTTCGAATGCACTGCTGCGTTCGTCCACCAGGAACTTCGCTGAAGACGGAATCCTGTTCGATTCTGCCGTGGTCGATGAGAACGGAAAAGCGCGGGAGATCATTCCCTCGCTCAAGATCCCTGAAACCGAGCACACCACTATTCCCACCGGCGGCATCGCGGTGGGCGGCCGGCAGTATTTGGCGTTCATGTCCGTCAATAAGTGGGGCGTCCCCGGAGAATGGTTCACGAACTATTCCCGTATCGCGTACTCCGATGACGGGGGAGAAACCTGGAATACGACCGACGGCCCGCAGTGGACCAACGATGACAAGTGGTCCAATAACTTTCAGATGGTGGGCTTTGCTCACGGTCAAGGCGATGGCTTCGTCTACATGATGGGCACGCCGAATGGTCGCTTCGGTGCCATCCGCATCGCCAGGGTTGATGAGAACAAGATCCTCGAAAAGGATGCTTACCAGTACTGGAACGGCAGCGAGTGGGGTGACGACGAGGGTACCGCGGCCGACATCATTGAAGCTCCAACGACGGAACTGTCTTTGCAGTACAACTCATACCTGAACAAGTGGATGCTGATGTACACCACTGATTCAGACGAAGCGGGAATCTTTGACGTGGTGTACCGCCTGGCAGATCGTCCGGAAGGTCCGTGGTCAGACAAGACAGTAGTGGCAACCTCACTGGATTATCCCGGAATGTATGCACCGTACATGCACCCGTGGAATTCAGGTTCAGAAGTGCATTTCGCCATGTCAATCTGGGGCTCCTACAACATTTTCCAGATGGCATTCGAGGTAGATAAGGATGGCAATGTGATCCACCCGAACCTCGTTAAGGACCCCGGTTTTGAGCGCGTAGAGAATGGCGGTATGAGTCCCCATTGGCAATGCCACGGACCTTGCGGTCTTGATGGCAAGCCGGATTGGGCATATGGGTCAGAACACCAGGCATGGATGCGGAACAACCAAGGCACGTTGGAGCTTTCCCAGACAGTAACCGTCACACCCAACACTCACTACAAGATGACAGCGTTCGTGACGACTGGTCCTGACAACCCGCAGCGCACTGACAAGGGAACGGTGGGTGCGCGTCAAACCGGTCCAGGCGGACAGGTTCTTGCCTCTCAGGAATTCACACACTTGGCCGGATACACGCGCTTTGTTGTGGAATTCGACTCGGGAAGCAACAGCCAGATCGATATTTTTGTAGACGCTGCCCCTACTGCTGACCAGTGGGTGCAGATGGATAGCTTGTCTCTGAAGGCCACTGGACCGAGTAAGTCCGACACCAAGCCTGCAGATGGTGATGCAAACGCCGATGCCGATGCGGGTAAAGACGAGGGCAATCTTGGTGGCGACGTGAACCGGCCAGAAAACGGCAACGGGGGTAAGGCAGGAGCGGCATCCGCTCAAGCCGGCTACAAGGCAACGGTTGCGCGTACCGGCTCCACAGTCGGAAGCCTCGTGCCCGCACTTGTTGGAATCAGCCTGATTGGTGGGCTCTCCTTGGTTGCAGCAAGGCGCCGACAGGCTAGGTAA
- the cysK gene encoding cysteine synthase A: MTAIAANVTELIGRTPLVAINRLAGDNAHVIAKVEAFNPASSVKDRIAAAIIDAAEESGALKEGGTIIEATSGNTGVALAMVGASRGYHVVIAMPSSMSIERRLLMKAFGAELVLTDPKDGISGAVAAAEKIRDEREGSIIASQFTNPANPQIHRVTTAEEIWADTDGTVNIVVAGVGTGGTISGVGDALKQKNPDIQIIAVQPAESPMLTGGASGPHGIQGIGPNFVADTYNAQVVDEVIDIDTPTALTFARRAAAEEGLLVGISSGAALAAATQVAERAENAGKNIVVVLPDTGERYLSTALFEDLRDDNE; encoded by the coding sequence ATGACCGCTATCGCCGCAAACGTCACTGAACTCATTGGCCGCACCCCCCTCGTCGCTATCAATCGCCTCGCGGGCGACAACGCCCACGTCATCGCAAAAGTAGAGGCGTTCAACCCTGCGTCATCTGTCAAGGACCGTATCGCTGCCGCCATCATCGACGCTGCCGAGGAATCGGGCGCCCTCAAGGAAGGCGGAACCATCATCGAGGCCACCTCAGGCAACACGGGTGTCGCACTGGCAATGGTGGGCGCCTCGCGTGGTTACCACGTGGTCATCGCGATGCCCTCGTCGATGAGCATTGAGCGCCGCCTGCTGATGAAAGCCTTCGGCGCTGAACTGGTGCTGACCGACCCGAAGGACGGCATCTCCGGTGCCGTGGCCGCAGCCGAGAAGATTCGTGACGAACGTGAAGGCTCAATCATCGCCTCACAGTTCACCAATCCTGCCAACCCGCAAATACACCGCGTCACAACCGCGGAAGAAATCTGGGCGGATACCGACGGCACGGTGAATATCGTCGTTGCCGGAGTTGGAACTGGCGGCACGATCTCAGGTGTGGGCGACGCGCTCAAACAGAAGAACCCTGATATCCAGATCATCGCCGTGCAGCCCGCTGAATCCCCTATGCTGACCGGTGGCGCAAGTGGCCCCCACGGAATCCAAGGAATTGGACCGAACTTCGTGGCCGACACTTATAACGCACAAGTCGTCGATGAGGTGATAGATATCGACACCCCCACTGCTCTCACCTTTGCCCGCCGCGCCGCTGCTGAAGAAGGCCTGCTTGTCGGCATTTCCTCGGGTGCTGCCCTGGCTGCAGCAACCCAGGTTGCTGAGCGTGCTGAAAACGCCGGTAAGAACATCGTGGTCGTGTTGCCCGATACGGGCGAGCGATACCTGTCAACTGCGCTGTTTGAAGATCTGCGCGACGACAACGAGTAA
- a CDS encoding ABC transporter substrate-binding protein — MNSGKSRWAWAGIASFTLASVLVGGCGSGTPGEPAGSESGAAASGSSSEGGTTIEFWHRTFTPVENEWYKNIVQKFNEAQDEITVVDTEVPADAWDQKMKSAQAANKSPDIYTFAGPLNDGVNAAQFHDLDSIVSKEGLDKMTDLARSVSQIDGTYYAYPLVLEPQTVLFWNKEMVSAAGLDAEQAPKTWQDLLDNCAKIQPTLSDGQYCISPASDAGTFAWASVGQQFNASGHNALTDDWSAPNINDQGYRDLMQFYKDLWDNGYMAKQPLGSYLEAKEFGEKKVAYKVSGSWMMSEVGSDYQDMLTNTGLGLFPSSPNGEGRTTTTLGDFKWVVDAKAKHPEEAGKFLEWVLAGDVENLVPFYVATQFTKIPPRDDVQEGVAATEEAKSAPWSDVIMTEIAPDAIPSVAYPWDVSMAVGTAMETVMKGAATADQAIDTAEKAIQTVIDRESLPEKAPAPGDK, encoded by the coding sequence ATGAATTCAGGAAAGAGCAGGTGGGCGTGGGCAGGGATTGCGTCGTTCACCTTGGCATCTGTTCTCGTAGGAGGATGCGGCTCGGGAACGCCAGGTGAACCCGCAGGTTCAGAAAGCGGCGCAGCAGCCTCGGGGTCATCATCCGAGGGCGGCACGACCATTGAATTCTGGCACCGCACATTCACCCCCGTGGAAAATGAGTGGTACAAGAACATCGTTCAGAAGTTCAACGAAGCGCAGGACGAGATCACCGTAGTCGACACCGAAGTACCGGCCGACGCGTGGGATCAGAAGATGAAGTCGGCGCAGGCAGCAAACAAGAGTCCCGACATTTACACCTTCGCCGGACCGCTCAATGACGGCGTGAATGCCGCTCAGTTCCACGATCTGGATTCGATCGTGTCCAAGGAAGGCCTGGACAAGATGACCGACCTGGCACGTTCGGTTTCCCAGATTGATGGCACTTACTACGCATACCCGCTGGTTCTGGAGCCGCAGACAGTGCTGTTCTGGAACAAGGAAATGGTCTCCGCTGCCGGCCTTGACGCTGAGCAGGCACCGAAGACGTGGCAGGATCTGCTCGACAACTGCGCGAAGATTCAGCCAACCCTGTCGGATGGTCAGTACTGCATTTCCCCGGCATCTGATGCCGGCACATTCGCCTGGGCATCTGTGGGCCAGCAGTTCAATGCTTCCGGACACAACGCACTGACCGATGACTGGAGCGCACCGAACATCAACGACCAGGGCTACCGTGACCTCATGCAGTTCTACAAGGATCTGTGGGACAACGGCTACATGGCCAAGCAGCCTCTGGGCAGCTACCTGGAAGCCAAGGAATTCGGTGAAAAGAAGGTGGCCTACAAGGTGTCCGGTTCCTGGATGATGTCCGAGGTTGGCTCCGACTACCAGGACATGCTGACGAACACGGGTCTGGGCCTGTTCCCGAGCTCACCGAACGGAGAGGGACGAACCACCACCACACTGGGTGACTTCAAGTGGGTTGTTGACGCAAAGGCCAAGCACCCTGAAGAAGCAGGCAAGTTCCTCGAATGGGTTCTGGCCGGAGACGTTGAGAACCTCGTTCCGTTCTATGTTGCCACCCAGTTCACCAAGATTCCTCCGCGCGACGACGTTCAGGAAGGCGTGGCCGCCACTGAAGAGGCCAAGTCCGCTCCGTGGTCAGACGTCATCATGACTGAGATTGCTCCCGATGCCATTCCAAGCGTTGCCTACCCGTGGGATGTCTCGATGGCAGTCGGCACGGCGATGGAGACCGTGATGAAGGGTGCCGCGACCGCTGACCAGGCGATCGACACTGCTGAGAAGGCGATCCAGACCGTGATCGATCGTGAGAGCCTTCCCGAGAAAGCACCTGCTCCCGGCGATAAGTAA
- the rpmF gene encoding 50S ribosomal protein L32 — MAVPKRKMSRANTRTRRSAWKADLTQLDNLKVAGREIRVPRRLAKAYKKGLLSVDDLD; from the coding sequence ATGGCAGTTCCCAAACGCAAGATGTCCCGAGCGAACACCCGCACTCGCCGGTCAGCATGGAAGGCTGATCTCACCCAGCTCGACAATCTGAAGGTTGCCGGTCGTGAGATTCGCGTGCCTCGTCGCCTGGCGAAGGCGTACAAGAAGGGCTTGCTCAGCGTCGACGATCTCGACTGA
- a CDS encoding carbohydrate ABC transporter permease, whose protein sequence is MSSTKVRKDSKKFRFRDGRLAYLLILPAFVLLGIFVVWPAIYAAYLSFQDWSFYKPAVFVAFKNYTDVLKDPLFIAAIKRGFMFVLFTVPTTLVLAFLFSSLVVSVSRRFADTLKVSIYLPTIISGVITSIIFVLIYDYSGGILNWFLGFFGVEPIAWLGDPQWALLAIAVPAIWLGMGLTSLIMVAAMIDIPSEFYEAASLEGANWWQKTFYITLPQMKNVGLYLLVTGIIGAIQQYELPLVMTGGGPLDSTTTPNLFIFNHFRGDMNVGYSIAAALLMFLVLGTLSALIFKFVNSEKLVD, encoded by the coding sequence ATGTCCAGTACAAAGGTGCGGAAGGACTCAAAGAAGTTCCGTTTCCGTGATGGACGACTCGCATACCTCTTGATCCTTCCCGCCTTTGTGCTGCTCGGGATCTTCGTGGTGTGGCCAGCAATTTACGCAGCGTACCTGTCATTCCAGGACTGGAGCTTTTACAAGCCCGCAGTATTCGTTGCGTTCAAGAACTACACGGACGTCCTCAAGGACCCGCTGTTTATCGCCGCCATTAAACGCGGTTTCATGTTCGTTCTGTTCACCGTGCCCACCACGTTGGTTCTCGCATTCCTCTTTTCCAGTCTTGTCGTATCTGTGTCGCGCAGATTTGCTGACACGTTGAAGGTCAGCATCTATCTGCCGACCATTATTTCCGGCGTTATTACCTCGATCATCTTCGTGTTGATCTATGACTACTCCGGCGGCATTTTGAACTGGTTCCTCGGGTTCTTCGGAGTTGAACCAATCGCATGGCTGGGTGACCCCCAGTGGGCGCTTCTGGCCATCGCAGTCCCGGCAATCTGGCTGGGAATGGGCCTCACATCCCTGATCATGGTGGCAGCCATGATTGACATCCCCAGCGAGTTCTACGAAGCCGCCTCGCTCGAGGGAGCGAACTGGTGGCAAAAGACCTTCTACATCACATTGCCGCAGATGAAGAATGTGGGGTTGTATCTGCTGGTAACAGGCATTATCGGCGCGATCCAACAGTACGAGCTCCCGCTGGTCATGACCGGCGGCGGGCCGTTGGATTCGACAACCACACCGAACCTGTTCATCTTCAATCACTTCCGCGGAGACATGAACGTGGGCTACTCGATTGCAGCAGCCCTGCTGATGTTCCTGGTTCTGGGAACCCTCTCCGCACTGATCTTCAAATTCGTGAACTCCGAGAAGCTGGTGGATTAA
- the cysE gene encoding serine O-acetyltransferase has product MALSPSRALKLLREDLDTALKRDPAARSRTEVALTYPGVHALWSHRVAHALWQRNVRIPARLISSFARVMTGVDIHPAAQIGHQVFIDHATGVVIGQTTEVGDDVVIFHGVTLGGVSMSPGKRHPTVGHHVMIGAGAKVLGPITIGDNSKVGANAVVTRDVPECSVALGVPARSHPSPESVEEPDDELIVDPNSYVDPSLLI; this is encoded by the coding sequence ATGGCACTTTCTCCCTCACGTGCGCTTAAGCTTCTGCGAGAGGACCTCGACACTGCGCTCAAACGTGACCCAGCTGCACGATCGCGCACTGAAGTGGCGTTGACCTACCCTGGTGTGCACGCGCTGTGGAGTCACCGTGTTGCGCACGCACTGTGGCAGCGCAATGTGCGTATACCGGCTCGCCTGATTTCCTCTTTCGCGCGTGTCATGACTGGAGTTGATATCCATCCGGCCGCGCAGATCGGCCATCAGGTTTTCATTGACCATGCGACCGGTGTCGTGATCGGCCAGACGACTGAAGTGGGCGACGACGTCGTGATCTTCCATGGTGTCACGCTGGGCGGTGTGTCGATGAGTCCGGGGAAGCGTCACCCCACAGTGGGGCACCATGTCATGATCGGTGCGGGCGCAAAAGTTCTGGGCCCGATCACCATCGGTGACAATTCAAAGGTGGGTGCGAACGCCGTGGTGACCCGCGATGTTCCGGAATGCTCGGTGGCCTTGGGGGTTCCGGCCAGGTCGCATCCTTCCCCCGAATCGGTGGAAGAGCCGGACGATGAGCTGATTGTGGATCCGAACTCCTACGTGGATCCGTCCCTCCTGATTTAA